The genome window GCACTCCCCACCAGGGTGCCCCTGGACCCGGTTGTTGGGCCGGAAATGCTGGGGGACGCAGATGTGCCCGCCTTCATGGTTAACCATCGACGGCGCGAGACTCGGTAGGCCGTGCCCGTTATCCCTCTCTGACGGCCAAATCAAACGCAAAGACCTGTCCGACCAATCGATCGAACAGGTCCCCGGTACGAACGCCATGGGGCAATCGAAAACTACTTCGACGCCGTCGAGGAGTTGACGGTCTTCTCCACGGTCCCCTGGGCGGTGAAGGTGATCGGCGTTTCACGGCCGGCGATCGTCAGCGTGAAGTTCATGTTGACGTTCCCTTCGGCACCCGACGGGGTGATCTTGACCGGCAGGACATGGAGAGCCTTCGCTTCCGGTCCGACCTTGACCTGCACCCCTTCGCCCATCTTGTCCGCTTCGACCTTCTCAATGGCGAACGGCTTCTTGGCCTTCACGACCACGGTGACGGTCTTGTCGACACCCGGCTTGAGAGCTCCGAGCTGAACGACCGACGGGATGATCTGGAACTCAGGAACCACGGTCGCCCGGACGAGGACCGGGATGTTCGGGTTCGAGGGATCGTTCGTGACGACAGTGAGCTGCTCGCGGAACTCGCCGGCCGGGACGTCGGCAGCCAGGGTCACGGCGAGGTCGTATTCGATCCGGCCGTTCGAGCGGCGGACTTCGCGGGCGGTGGCGGCAACGCTCTTGTTGTTCGAACGGACTTCGCGGACCTGCCACTGGCCGGCGCTGAAGCTGCTGTTGACGACCGAGACGTGCCGCTCGGCCGGCGCTCCCAGGTCGACTACGCCGAAGTCGGCCGAGCCGGGGGTGACCTGGAGATCGGACCGAATCTCGACGTTCAGCGGGATCCGGACCGTTTCGCTGTGCTGGCCGTTCTTATCACGGAACTGGCACAAGACCGAGATCGTCGGGTGGCGGTGGCCGGAGTGGGCCACGGTGTCGATCTTGATGTTCAGGATCCCGGTCTCCCAGCTCTTCAGCGTGAACTGGCTAACGGTCTTGTTAGGATCCTGGGGGTCGAGGAGCGATGGCTGACCGCAGCGACAGGTGGTGTTGACGCTGCTGATTGTGATGTCGTCTTTGAACTTATTCGTGATGACGACCTGACGTCGGACATCAGAATTCTTGGCGACGTTGCCGAAATCAAAACTGAGGTCGGAGAACATCTGCTGTCCCCACGACTGCTGCTGAACGACCGGCTGCGAGCTGACGGTCCGGACGGCCTGAGCCGAAGCGACGAGCGGGCAGGAAAAGAGAGCGGCGACCACAAACGTTTTGGACAACTGGCGAATCATTGAGAGTTCCTCGAGATCGGTGCGGGTTCGGGGGTGTGCGGTCCTTCCATGTTTCCGCCAGGCGGTCCAGGCGGCCGGCTCCATGCACTGGCCAGTCGTCTCACCCGCCCCAACCGGAAGTGATTGACGTTCGGCTCGCACCGGCCCCGAGCAATGGGGTCAGTTTGGAAACGAAGTCACCCGGATGGGGGTCCGTAAGGACAAGGGATGCAATGCACGTGCCACGCGGTTCGGCACTGAGATCGAAGACAGCCACTGCAAATCGCTGATGTCTGAGCATCACCCGCAAACGGCAGGGGATCAACAAAAAAACGCAGCCGCGTTGATTATTCGGCAAGTCGTTTTGCTTAGCAGGCTCTCAAGGCTTGAGGCGCAAACCTGTCATGCTTCGCCGGAGGATCCGAGGAGGGAAACTGTTCGTTCCCTGCCGTGAGTGCGATCCGCGCCGGGTGTGCTGTCGCGAGCCGATGCCGCTGTGAAATGCGCGGCTGAGGCGAGCCGCACCAAACGCCGATGCGGCAATCCTTGCGGCGTTTTGGCCTACGCAGAATCCGTCTCTTATCCATCCTCACGGGCGCAAACGCTGAACGAGGAGGAACCGGCCTGACCGGTCAATGCGCAACCCGTGTCGTTGGCTTGTCGGGTCCAAGGCGGGCCCCGGTAGGTCGCCAGGGGCCAGCCCATGGTCGCCGGAGCCATGTTCGTCGAGAGCCGTCGTCCCCCCGGTGGCGTCGCGACGGGAACTGGTGTGAGTCGACACAGCCGTTCTCTCGGAGGGTCGTGGATCGATCGGCAGCTGGAACCACCGCTGCGGCTCGGCTGGAGCCTCGCCCTCCCGGGGGCGTCCGAATGGGGACGGAGCGTTGTCACGCTCCTCGACCGGCGCGCGATGTCGCCTTGGCCGCTGACCCGGGCGGGCTGAAGGGAGCGAGGGCGATTGCCGCCACGGGGGATGGTCGCCGGGAGCCACGCCGTCGCCCGGAGGGCGGAGTTCGGGAAAGGGGCGGGACCTGCGTGTACTTCGCGCGGCGGACCTTCCTATAATAGTTGGCTTGTGCATCGGATGATCCGCGCCGGGCTCCCTCCTTACTGCCCCCGTTCTCCCACCTCGGCTGTAACTTGCTGAATCCCCATATGTTAAGACGCTGTGTCGCACTCGCCCTGCTCGGGCTGTGCGGATGCCACGATGTGGATCAGATCACCCAGTACAAGGCCCCCAAAGAGGTCACCCGCTCCGCGGCCCGCCCGAGCGCCCAAGGGAACTCGGCGGGGTCGGCGGCGTGGTTCCTGAAACTGACGGGGCCGGCCGAGAAGGTCGGCGAACACTACGAGGCGTTCGTCCGCCTGATGTCCCGCTTCCGGGTCGATGACACCGGGAAGCCGAGCTGGGAAGCGCCCGAAGGATGGGTGGAAGTCCCGCCGAAGGACCTCGATCCCGCCCTCGCCAACGCCCGCTACGCCACCTTGCGGCTGAAGGATTCCGAGCCGCCGCTGGATATCACGGTCACCACGCTCCCGAGTCCCGATCCGACGGCGGAGCAATACATCCAGATGAACGTCAACCGCTGGCGGCGGCAGCTTCAGATGGAGCCGCTGGAGGGAGACGACTGGCTCGCCAAGGCCCGGGAGACCAAGGAACTCGCGCTGTTCGCGGCCAATGACGGCTTCGTGGCGTTCGCCAACCTCAAAGGGAAGGGGGAAGACGGTGCCGCAGTCCAGACCCTCGCGGCGATCATTCCCTACGTGCCGGGTGGAGTCGGAGCGAGCGAGCCCACCTCTTCGGCGCCGCCCAGCTCGCCCATGCCGCCCAAGTCTCCGGCGGGGCCCGGGCTGAAGTACGCGACCCCCGAGGGCTGGACGGAGACCCGCAAGCCGCTGGCGAGCGTCGCCTTCACCAGGACCGAAGGGGACCAGTCGTTCGACGTCACCGTGATCCGGCTGGGGGGCGGGGGCGGCCTGCTTCCGAACGTGAACCGCTGGCGCGGTCAGATCGGACTGGAGGCGATCCAGGAGGATGCTCTTAAGACAACGCCGGTTCCGGTTGGCGAACTGACAGGGCAACTCATCGATCTCCAGAACGGCGACAAGGCCCTGATGACGGTCGTGATCCCGCAGGGGGATGCCCAGTGGTTCGTGAAGCTGATGGGATCGAATGAACTGGCTCAGAAGGAACGCGACAAGTTCCTGGAGTTTGCAAAGTCGATCCGGTTCGAGTGATGGCCGCGGTGTGCGGTCCAGCGGTTGGAAGGCGTCTGCCGTGAGC of Planctomyces sp. SH-PL14 contains these proteins:
- a CDS encoding DUF1573 domain-containing protein; translation: MIRQLSKTFVVAALFSCPLVASAQAVRTVSSQPVVQQQSWGQQMFSDLSFDFGNVAKNSDVRRQVVITNKFKDDITISSVNTTCRCGQPSLLDPQDPNKTVSQFTLKSWETGILNIKIDTVAHSGHRHPTISVLCQFRDKNGQHSETVRIPLNVEIRSDLQVTPGSADFGVVDLGAPAERHVSVVNSSFSAGQWQVREVRSNNKSVAATAREVRRSNGRIEYDLAVTLAADVPAGEFREQLTVVTNDPSNPNIPVLVRATVVPEFQIIPSVVQLGALKPGVDKTVTVVVKAKKPFAIEKVEADKMGEGVQVKVGPEAKALHVLPVKITPSGAEGNVNMNFTLTIAGRETPITFTAQGTVEKTVNSSTASK